A genomic region of Branchiostoma lanceolatum isolate klBraLanc5 chromosome 4, klBraLanc5.hap2, whole genome shotgun sequence contains the following coding sequences:
- the LOC136432329 gene encoding zinc finger protein 436-like: MDDEICEIPEDELPIKHPGNETNISEAPATDTGRQQDQEEEVSCVETWGVKSFHPPVHVQGRTEQTDTLAVKRTVHKRFACSDCDYRAASKANLFIHNRKHTGEKPYKCEQCDYSAAHKGSLDRHMFKHTGEKPYMCGECGYRTADRSHLSEHMRKHTGDKCYKCDQCDYSTVRKGYLNKHMVKHTGDKPYMCGECGYRTSDRSNLSNHMKIHTGEKRYKCDQCGYSTARKGDLAKHLAAHTGEKSYMCGECGFRTNRKSHLSEHMRTHTGERPFKCDQCDYSTVRKGDLNKHVATHTDDKPYKCNHCDYSAAQKGSLNRHMSKHT; this comes from the coding sequence ATGGACGACGAAATCTGTGAGATACCTGAGGACGAGCTGCCAATTAaacaccctgggaacgagacaaaCATCAGCGAGGCTCCGGCAACAGACACGGGAAGGCAGCAGGACCAGGAAGAGGAGGTTTCATGTGTGGAAACGTGGGGGGTAAAGTCTTTCCATCCTCCGGTACATGTACAGGGTCGAACAGAGCAGACGGACACGCTTGCGGTGAAACGTACCGTGCATAAACGCTTCGCGTGCTCAGATTGTGACTACAGGGCAGCTTCAAAGGCTAACCTGTTTatacacaacagaaaacatacaggtgagaaaccctacaaatgtgagcagtgcgactattctgctgcacacaaAGGCAGTTTAGATCGACACATGTTtaaacacaccggagagaaaccctacatgtgtggagagtgcggatacagaacgGCCGACAGGTCTCATCTATCCGAGcatatgagaaaacacacaGGCGATAAGtgctacaaatgtgaccagtgtgactattctactgtGCGAAAAGGGTATTTGAACAAACATATGGTTAAACATACTGGAgacaaaccttacatgtgtggagaATGCGGATACAGAACGAGCGACAGGTCTAACCTATCTAaccatatgaaaatacatacaggtgagaagcgCTACAAATGTGATCAATGTGGCTATTCCACTGCGCGAAAAGGTGATCTAGCCAAACACCTTGCTGCGCACACTGGAGAGAAatcctacatgtgtggagagtgcggattcagaACGAACAGAAAGTCTCACCTGTCTGAAcacatgagaacacatacaggagaGAGACccttcaaatgtgaccagtgtgactattccacTGTGCGAAAAGGTGATTTAAACAAACATGTGGCTACACACACGGATGACAAACCCTACAAATGCAACCactgcgactattctgcagcacaaaaAGGCTCTTTAAACCGACACATGTCTAAACACACTTGA
- the LOC136434131 gene encoding uncharacterized protein, whose translation MADTRVSVSAGERSKFTYLIIPVILQVPGGGRDPRVPVDSYRPPQAGQPPANKVLSRHGLLSSWENLKDIDDARKTAVINDELRRLNVDIAALQETRLADSGTLKEQDYTFYWQGKGSNEPREHGVGFAVKNTLLRMVEPGSNGSARLLTLRLNTTKGPITLVSVYAPTLAATPEVKDEFYENLTATIRNIPSDEQLVLLGDFNARVGDDHESWPACLGKFGVGKMNENGQRALEFCAYHNLCITNSYFQTKPQHKVSWRHPRSKHWHQLDLILTRRTSLKNMLLTRAYQSADCDTDHSLVCCNLSTGKAPGSDAIPPDLLKHCKTVLLLPLHELLCQCWKEGAVPQDMRDSKIVTLYKNKGERSDCNNYRGISLLSVVGKVYTKVVLARLQRLAERVYPESQCGFRANRSTIDMIFSLRQLQEKCREQNMPLYIAFIDLTKAFDMVSRDGLFKILPKIGCPPKLQSLIESFHTNMKGTVLYSGNLSEPFDIRGGVKQGCVMAPTLFGIFFALLLKQAFGTATEGIYLRTRSDGRLFNLNRLKAKTKVREALSRDLLFADDAGLAAHTEQGLQSLMDRFSRACNDFGLIISLKKTEVLGQDVEAPPAITIGDYELKAVNHFTYLGSTASNNLSLDKEIDKRIGKAATTLARLTTRVWENPKLSVKTKMAVYNACVLSTLLYGSETWSTYAKQENRLNAFHMRCMRRILGISWKDKVTNTEVLSRAGLPTMFTLLRQRRLRWLGHVRRMEDGRIPKDLLYGELISGKRRTGRPQLRFKDVCKRDLKALDINTEHWEDLASDRSRWRCTLFRQLKSGEIRLMHSAEEKRIRRKELCNRTESAYRCDFCGRDCHSRIGLFSHSRCCRAVVN comes from the exons atggcggacacgcGGGTCAGTGTTTCCGCcggtgaaaggtcaaagttcacgTACCTGATTATCCCAGTGATACTGCAAGTTCCCGGCGGTGGGAGGGATCCTCGCGTCCCAGTGGATAGCTACCGCCCGCCTCAAGCTGGGCAGCCCCCAGCCAATAAGGTGCTGTCTCGCCACGGTCTACTATCCTCGTGGG AGAATCTTAAGGACATTGATGATGCCAGGAAGACAGCTGTTATCAATGATGAATTGAGGAGGCTGAACGTGGATATAGCTGCACTTCAGGAAACACGCCTTGCTGACTCAGGCACTCTAAAGGAGCAGGACTACACGTTCTACTGGCAGGGGAAAGGGTCCAATGAGCCCAGGGAGCACGGAGTAGGCTTCGCGGTGAAGAACACCTTACTGAGGATGGTGGAGCCGGGAAGTAATGGATCTGCGCGTCTCCTCACTCTCCGCCTCAACACAACCAAAGGCCCCATCACCCTTGTCAGCGTATACGCCCCGACACTTGCTGCCACCCCTGAAGTAAAGGATGAGTTCTACGAGAATCTCACAGCTACCATCAGGAACATTCCCAGTGACGAACAACTAGTCCTCCTAGGTGACTTCAACGCAAGAGTGGGTGACGACCATGAATCCTGGCCAGCATGCCTTGGAAAATTTGGTGTTGGCAAGATGAACGAAAATGGACAGCGAGCGCTGGAGTTTTGCGCATATCACAACCTGTGCATCACAAACTCGTACTTTCAGACCAAGCCCCAACACAAGGTTTCCTGGCGACACCCTCGCTCGAAGCACTGGCACcagctggacctgatcctgacaAGACGGACCTCGCTCAAGAACATGCTACTGACACGTGCGTATCAGAGTGCAGACTGCGATACAGACCATTCCCTGGTATGCTGCAA CTTGTCCACAGGAAAGGCACCAGGCAGTGACGCAATCCCGCCCGACCTACTCAAACACTGCAAGACCGTCTTACTGCTCCCGCTACACGAACTTCTCTGTCAGTGCTGGAAGGAAGGTGCAGTCCCACAGGACATGAGAGATTCCAAGATTGTCACCCTCTACAAAAACAAGGGAGAGAGAAGCGACTGCAACAACTACCGGGGAATTTCACTACTCAGCGTGGTCGGCAAGGTATACACGAAAGTTGTACTAGCCCGTCTACAACGGCTTGCTGAACGTGTCTACCCCGAGTCGCAGTGTGGATTTCGTGCCAACAGATCGACGATCGACATGATCTTCTCCCTCCGTCAGCTGCAAGAGAAGTGCAGGGAACAGAACATGCCTCTGTACATAGCATTCATCGACCTCACCAAGGCGTTCGACATGGTTAGCAGAGACGGCCTCTTCAAGATCTTACCCAAGATAGGCTGTCCACCAAAGCTACAGAGCCTCATCGAATCCTTCCACACCAACATGAAGGGGACAGTACTGTACAGTGGCAACCTGTCTGAGCCATTTGACATACGCGGCGGTGTAAAACAAGGTTGCGTTATGGCCCCCACGCTGTTCGGGATCTTCTTTGCCCTGCTCCTGAAGCAAGCCTTTGGAACAGCAACTGAAGGAATCTACCTCCGCACAAGATCCGACGGCAGACTCTTCAACCTCAACCGCCTCAAGGCCAAAACAAAGGTAAGGGAAGCCCTGAGCAGAGATCTACTGTTCGCTGATGACGCCGGACTTGCAGCTCACACAGAGCAGGGACTCCAGTCTTTGATGGATCGCTTCTCCAGGGCATGCAATGACTTTGGTCTGATCATCAGCCTTAAGAAGACAGAAGTGCTGGGCCAGGATGTAGAAGCACCCCCGGCCATCACCATCGGTGACTATGAACTGAAGGCTGTGAACCACTTCACATACCTCGGATCCACGGCAAGCAACAATCTTTCCTTGGACAAGGAGATCGACAAGAGGATTGGAAAGGCAGCAACTACACTCGCCCGTCTTACCACTCGAGTGTGGGAGAACCCCAAACTCTCTGTCAAGACAAAGATGGCCGTGTACAACGCATGCGTTCTCAGCACACTTCTCTATGGGAGTGAAACGTGGTCGACCTATGCCAAGCAGGAGAATAGGCTAAATGCCTTTCACATGAGGtgtatgcgccgtatccttggcatatcatggaaggacaaagtgaccaacaccgaagtgctgtcccgcgccggcctccccaccatgttcaccctgctcaggcagcgcagacttcgctggctaggccacgtccgtcgcatggaggatggccgaatccccaaagaccttctctacggagaactgatctcaggaaagagacgtaccgggaggccacagctgcgtttcaaagatgtctgcaagagggacttgaaggctctagatattaatacggagcactgggaggaccttgcaagtgaccgttccaggtggagatgcacactgttcagacagctcaaatcaggagaaatcagactgatgcacagcgcagaagaaaagcggatccgcagaaaagagctttgcaacagaactgagtcagcttacagatgtgatttttgtggcagagactgccattctcgtatagggctgtttagccatagtcgatgctgtagggctgttgtgaattag